The genomic DNA CCCACCCGGCCCCGGTGGCGTGTTTTGGTGGTTTGTTTCCCCCCGTGTTGCCGCCCCCCGTTGTTGTTGGCCCGCCACCCCCCCGCAGGGCCCCCCCCCCCCCCCCCGTAGGGCAACCCTCGTGGTTGCCCTCGGAGGAACGCCCCCTTAGGCTTTCGGCGCCGTGCGTTCATGAATACAATGGACTCACAAGGAGGTGACGCCAATGCGATGCCCGTCTTGCGGCCACGAAAACCCGGAGGTTGCCAGGCTGTGCCTGGACTGCGGCACGTCGCTCTACATCAACTGCCCCTCCTGCGGGCAGGAGAACTTCGCCGACCGCAGCCTGTGCACAAACTGCTGGACCCAACTTCGGGAGGAGGAACCCGTCGGCTTCGGCGAGGGGCGCGTGTTCCCCGCCTTCGAGATGGGCCGTCCCGCCGGGTTCTGGGTCCGCTTCCTGGCATCGTTCATTGACGGCATACCCCTGTTCCTGGTCTCCGCTCTGTTCTCCTGGTTGCTCTTGGGCGAGAACCTGTTTGACTCACTGATGCCTTCAACGGAGACTGCTCCGGACGGAACGGTGACCGCCACCGGCGGCGGGTTCACCGCGGGGCAGGGACTGAACCTCGTCCTTAGCGCCATCTACGCGACGGCGCTCGTGTCGATGTTGGGCGGAACGGTCGGCGTGTTGCTCTTCCGTATGCGCATCCTCCGGCCGGACGGGACGATGCTCGGCCCCGGCCGAGCCTTTGCCCGCTATGTGGTCCTGACCGCCACCTTCGCGCTCTTCCTCATCCCCGCCATCGTCAGCGCCTTCATGGTCGGCCTCCGCAGCGACAGGCGCGGCATCCACGACCTCATCTGTGACACCGTCGTCATCATCCGCGGAGACGCACCGCCGGGCAGGTAGGGGCTATCCGCTCCCTTTCGTCGTTCCTGCGCAGGCAGGAACCCCATCGGACGGAGCGGCGCTAATGCCCCTTCCTCCGCGAGCGGGGGAAGGCTGGAGTCTGCCCTGCGCTCGATACGGGTTGGGGGAGTCACCCCTCCCCCAACCAAGCCCCCACCACGCCCGCCGCCTCTTCCTCGACGCCCTCGCCCTTGACGAGCCACCGGATGCGCGCGTCCGTCGGCTTGAACCACGTGTACTGCTGCCTCGCGAGCCGGTGGTGCGCCGCCTTGATGCGCCGCACGGCCTCATCGAGCGACATCTCGCCGAGCAGGTGTTGCGCCAGCTCCCGGTACCCCATGCTCGACAGCGCCGGCAGGTCCGCCGCGTACCCCGAGTCCAGCAGCGCCCGCACCTCGTCGAGCCAACCGCCCGCGAGCATCGCGTCCACGCGGTCGTCGATGCGCCGGTACAGCTCCTCGCGATTGGACATTGTCAGCCCGAGCAGCAGCATCCGGTACGTTGGCGCCGACTGCCCGCCGTGCGCGCCCGGCCCGAGCGCCGCGACAACCTCCAGTGCCCGAACCACGCGTCGCGGGTTGCGCAGGTCGATACGCGCCGCGGCCTCCGGGTCCGCCTCCAGCAACTCCTCCGCGGCAGCCTCGACGCCCTCCTGCGCGATGATCGCCTCCAGCCGCTCCCGCAGCTCCGCGTTCGGCGCCACGCGCGGCGCTTGCCAGCCGCCCACCAGCGCGTTTACGTACTGCCCCGTCCCGCCAACGACCACCGGCAGCCCGCCGCGCTCGGTTATGTCCTCGATGGCCGCCGTCGCCAGCGGCAGCCATCGCGCGAGGCTGAATGCCTCGTCCGGGGTGATGATGCCGTAGAGGTGGTGTGGGATTGCGGCGCGGTCGGCCTGCGAGGGCGCCGCCGTGCCCACCTCCATGCCCCGGTACACCTGCCGGCTGTCTGCGTTGACGATCTCGCCACCGAAGCGACGGGCGAGGTGCATCGCGAGCGCGCTCTTTCCAACGGCCGTAGGCCCTACGATGGCGAGAAGTGGGATTGATGTAGCGGGTGGCGTGGTCACGAGAGGGTGCCTCGTGGGTTAAGCGGTGGCCTGGTCGTCGGGTGAGTCCTCAGCCGCCTCGGCATCAGCGTCAGCAACCTCCACCGCGTCGACCTCGGCCTCATCAGCCACGAGCTCCCACGTCGAACGGTCAATCTCCTGCAGGAAGGCGTAGTACTTCGCGTTGGCGACGGCTCGCGCCTCCACCGCCCCGAGCTCCACCACCTTCTGCAGCGCGATGTCCAAGTACGACGTGTCTATGTAGCTGCCCGGCGCGTTGGCGGTGAAGAGCTGGTACAGCTCCTCCTCGGAGTAGGCGGTGTCGGGGTTTGCCTCCAGCAGGTCGTAGACGGACACCATCAGCGCCTCAATGCCGGCGTCAATGCCCATCTCGAACTGCAACCTCGTTATCGGCATGTGTCGTCCCCGTCCCCCAACCCCTCATACCAGCGAATAGCCTGCCCCGTACTCGATACGGGGCCGAACGCCGCGTTACCCCTTGACCTCCGCCGTAATCCTCACGATTTCCGCAAACTCCTCCGCCCGCAGGCTCGCCCCGCCGACGAGTCCGCCGTGGATGCACTCCTGCTCGACGAAGCCGCGCACCGACTCCGCGGTCACGCTGCCGCCGTACAGCAGCGGCGTCGCCGAGGCCGCCGAGGCCCCGTACGTGTCGTCGAGCACACGTTGGATGACGCCGCCCATGATGTCGGCCGCCAGGTCCGGCGTCGCGGGCACCCCCGTGCCGATGGCCCACACCGGCTCGTACGCCACGATGAGCGCCCCCGGAGTCTCAACGCCGTCCAGCGCCTTCACGAGCTGCCGCTCGACGACGGCCTCAGCCGCGCCGGCCTCGCGCTGCGCCAGCGTCTCCCCGACGCAGATGATGGGCGTTAGTCCCGCCTTGAGTGCCGCTTCCACCTTCAGGTTCACGCTCTCGTCCGTCTCGCCGTACAGCGCGCGCCGCTCCGAGTGGCCGATGATGACGTGCGTGCACAGCTCCGCGACCATGCCCGGCGAAACCTCGCCCGTGAACGCGCCCTTCTCATGCTGGCTCACGTTCTGCGCCCCAACGGCGATGCTCGACCCGGTCACCACGTCGCGCACCAGCGCAAGGTACGGGAAGGGCGGGCACAGCACCCGGTCAACGCCCTCCATGTGCCCAATGCTCTCGCGCAACTCGGACGCAAGCGCCTTGGCCTCCGCCACGGAGGTATTCATCTTCCAGTTGCCCGCAACAACGGCCCGCGCCATGTTGCTCCTTTCCCCTACGGCCCGAACTTCACCAGCTTGTCCGCGTGCGCCAGCGCCTGCATCATGATGTGCTCCGCCGGGAACCGCCCCAGCGAGCCGCCACCGAACGCGCGCTCGTCGAAGCTGCTCACTCCCTCGCCCAGCGTCCACTTGGAGTGCAACAGGAACGGCACCGGGTGCCACGAGTGCGCCGCCATGATCGCGGGCGTGGCGTGGTCTCCGGCCACCATGAAGACGTTCGGCTCCATGTCCAACAGCTCCGGGATAAACCGGTCAAGCGCCTCCAGCGTCTCCACCTTCGCGTCGAAGTCGCCGTCCTCGCCCGCGGCGTCGGCGGGCTTGTAGTGCAGGTAGAAGAAATCGTGCTCGTCCCAGCGCTCCCGCAGCGTCGCCACCTCGTCGGCAAAAGTCCCGCCCGTCGGAATGACCTTCATGCCGAGCAGGCTCGCGAGCCCCCGGTACATCGGGTACGCGGCGATGGCCGCCGGGTCGAGCAGGTAGCGGTCCACCATCGACGGCAGGTGCGGCAGCAGCGAGAACCCTCGCAGCGTGAGCATGTTCGCCTTGGGCTGCTCCGCCAGCATGCTGCGCGCCTCGCGGATGAAGTGGTTGACGGCGTTGGCCGTCGCCGCAGCCTCCGCGATGATCGCCTCCGCGTCCAGCGGCCTGGCGCCTACGCGCTGCGGGTCAGTCTCCGCCACCTGGTCGCTCAGCCCCTCGCCCGCGAGCTTAAGCACGAAGCGGTAGTCCTTCACCGGGTACACCGACGCCTGCACCCCCGGCACGTCGATGCTGTCGAGCATCTCGACGAGAGGCGCGCTCTCCTCGGACGAGATGCGTCCCGCGCGCCGGTCGACGATCGTGCCGTCCTCGCCGACGGTGCAGAAGTTGCCGCGCGCCGCGACCTCGCCCGGCGCGACGGGCACGCCGATGCCCAGCGCCTCCAGCACGCCCCGGCCAATGAGGTACTTCACCGGGTCGTAGCCGAAGAGCCCCAGGTGGCCCGGCCCGCTGCCCGGCGCGACGCCCGGCAGCACCGGCGTCGTCAGCCCGCACGCGCTCACGCCCGCCAGCTTGTCGAGGTTAGGCGTCGAGGCCGTCTCAAGCTCGGACTTGCGCGTGTCCGGGTGCGGCAGCCCGCCCAGGCCGTCCGCCACCAGCATGACGATCTTGGACGGCGACTTGCTGACTATCTCCGCCAGCGCGGGAAAGTCGATCATGGCGGCTCCTTTACGCTTCCTTGTCGCGGAGGGCCGCGACGCCGGGCAACACCTTGCCCTCGAAGAACTCCAGCGACGCGCCCCCGCCGGTCGATACGTGGGTCATGTCCTCCGCGAGTCCAAGCTCGCCTACGGCCTCTGCGGTGGACCCTCCGCCGACAATGGTAACAGCATTCTCCAGCGAAGCCACAGCCTGACCGACGGCCCGCGTGCCGTGCGAGAACGCCTGCCACTCGAAGACGCCCATCGGCCCGTTCCACAGCACGGTGCCGCACGGCCGTAGCGCCTCCGTGAATTCCCAAACCGCGCTCGGGCCGACGTCCATGATGCGCCAGCCGTCCGGGATCGCTTCGGCCGCCACCACCAGCGTCGCCGCGTCCGCGCTGAAGGCGTCGGCCACCACAAGGTCCGGCGGCAGGACGAGCTTGACGCCCTGCTTCCCGCACCGCTCGATGGTCTCCCGCGCAAAGTCGACGCGCTCCTCCTCCAGCAGCGAGTCGCCGACGCCATGGCCCATCGCCTTGATGAACGTCGCCGCCATGCCCCCTCCGATGACCAGCACGTCGACGCTGTCCAGCAGCGTCTCCAGCACCGCGATCTTGTCCGATACCTTCGCCCCGCCCATAACGGCGGCCAGCGGGCGCCTCGGATTCTCCAGCACGCTGCCGAGCATCGTGATCTCGCGCTCCATGAGAAAGCCGCTCACGGCGGGCAGGTAGTCGGCCACGCCCGCCGTCGACGCGTGCGCCCGGTGCGCCGTGCCGAAGGCGTCGTTCACGTACAAATCAGCCAGTCGAGCAAGCTGCTGCGCGAACTCCGGGTCGTTCTTCTCCTCGCCTGGGTGGAAGCGCAGGTTCTCCAGCAGCAGCACCTCGCCCGGCTCCATCGCCGCGACGGCAGCCTCCACCTCGATGCCCACGCACTCCGTCACGTAGTTGACGGGCGCGTCCAGCACAGCCTCCAGCCCCACCGCGATGGGCTCCAACCGCGAGCCCTCGTCAACCTTCCCGTTCGGGCGTCCCAGGTGCGAGCACAGGATGACGCGTGCGTCGCGCTTGCGGAGGTAGTTGATCGTCGGCAGAGCCGCGCGGATGCGGTTGTCGTCGCTGATGCGCCCGTCCTCCATCGGCACGTTGAAGTCCACGCGCACCAGGACGCGGAGCCCGCGCACGTCGACGTCTTGCACAGTTTGCTTTGGCATGGCTTTCCTCAGGATGCGGGATTCAGGTCTGCTGTCAGGTACTCGGCCAGTGCGATAAGGTCGGCCTGCCGCTCCGGTGCGATGCCCGCACGGCCAAGGCCATCCGCGAACGCGGTCCGCGCCGCCAGCGCGGCGTCGAGGGCGCCTTGCCGTGCCCCCGCCTCGTCGAGCAGCTCGGCGAGCCGCGCCGCGTCCTGCGGCCCGTGCGTCCGCGCCATCAAAAGCGTGCCGATCTCGCGCTTTACAGCAACCGGCGCGCTCTCGATTGCCAGCACGACGGGAAAGCTCTTGCGCACGACGGGGTTCGGAGCCCCCTCGCCGCCGCTCCATAGCTGCCGGATGTCCTCCTGCAGTCGCAGCGCGACGCCGAGGCTGCGTCCCGCCTCACGGCACGCCTCCTGCGCCACCGCATCCGCTCCCGCCGCCAGCGCGCCAAGCTGTGCCGCGCAGCCGAGCACCGCCCCCGTCTGCCGCTCGGCCATCGCGAGATACGCTTGCTTCGTGGCTGTAGGTTGTAGTTGCAGCGACAGGTCCTGCTGCTGCCCCTCGAACAGGTCCAGCGCGGCGTCGTCCATGACCATCGCCGATTCCAGCACCCGCTCCGGTTCCACGCCCTCCGCGTGCAGCAGCGTGAGCCGCGCGACCATGTGCAGCGCGTCGCCGACGTTGATGGCCTGCGCCGGCCCCCAGATCCACCAGCCGCTCGGCCGGTTGCCCTGCTCCGGCGCCCCCGATTGGATGTCCTCGTGGACGCGCGTAAATTCGTGCAGCAGTTCGACGGCAGTAGCGGACGCCAACGCGGCCGACGCATCGCCGGCAAGGGCCTCGCAGACGCCGAGGCACAGCGCGGCGCGCGGCCGCTCCGGCGCGAGCGACTGCACCATCCCCTGCTCGTCCACCCAGCCGAGCTGGTACTCCATCATGCGGTAGATCTGGTCCGCGCGGCTCTCGACCGCGTTCCGAAGCGCGGCTTCCACTGCTGCGGCGTGTCTGGTGATCAGGTCGGGCGTGGTCATGCGCTCGCCTCCGCCGGCCGTTCCCTAGCCACAGGCGCGCCCAAGACTCGCTCGATTTCCTCCTGCGACACTGCGCCCAGCCGCAGGATGCGAGGCTGCTCCGTAGTTACGTCCAGCACGGTTGACGACCTCCCCGCAGGCGAGGGCCCCGAGTCCAGCACGATGTCCACCGCCTCGCCGAGCGCCTCGCGGACGCCTGCTGCCGTGCGCGGCTCCGGTCCGCCGCTCCGGTTGGCGCTCGTGCCCGTGATTGGGCGGCCCAAGCCCTCTGCAAGCGCGCGTGGCACAGGGTGGTCGGGCAGCCGAACGGCCACCTTCCATCCTCGCGCCGTCACCAGCGGCGGCACCGCCTCAGACACGGGCAATACCAGCGTCAGCCCGCCCGGCCAGAATGCCTCGGCCAGCCGCAGCGCCGCGTCCGGCACGTCGGCGGCCACCATCGAGATCTGCTCCGCGTCCGAGATGAGCAGCGGCAGCGGCATGCCCTGCGGCCGCCCCTTCGCTTCGAACACGCGCTCGACGGCGGCCTCGTTCAGCGCGTCCGCGCCGAGCCCGTACAGTGTGTCCGTCGGGTACGCGACCAGCCCGCCGCCCCGCAGCGTCTCCACGGCGGCGGCTATGTCGGTTGTAGTTGAGCGTGACGTCATGAAGCCTGCTTCCGTATCTGATTCCGGCCCTCCGAGTATAGCATTTCCATCCAACTAAAATGCCAGCGCCGCCGCCCTCTTCCCTTACCCTGCCACAATTCCTCGCGCACAAGCCCCGCCCACGCTACGCTAAGACCATGTTCTTTGGGTCAAGCACAGCATGGGACATCACATGATGAGTGAAAATTGCACAAATATGGGCTCGACTTCAGCCGAAGGAGCCCCGTTCTCACCAAAAGGACGCCCGCATGTACCAATCGAGTCATATCTGAAATCGCCATTTTCGTATCTGACTCATCCCGCAAAGGTAAATAGGCAACGACTCGAATCGAATCCAATGGTGGAGTCACGGGCCCGCTCAAGGGTGACTTGGCGTTGAACATCGATGGTGCGCAAGCCGCTCCAAACTCGCCGCAAACGCGCTTCCACACAGCGCCCCTTATCGCGGAAAATGGTGGGGTAGCGCGTAGACGGAGAAAGGCGGGCGGTGCTACGCTTGCCCCACACTCCGCTACGATTTCCGCTAAGGGGGTTGTGTGAGCACGAGGCCCGAGCCCACAAGCCGCAGGGTCGCCACCACCGGCGACGTCGAGGTCTCCACCTACCTGGAAATCGCAGAGGAGAAGCTGGGGCAGACGACGGTCCCCGGCGAGACGGCCAGGGGCGATGACGAAGCCGTCGTGGTGCTCGACTTCGGCTCCCAGTTCAGCCGCCTCATCGCCCGCCGCGTCCGTGAGGCCCACGTCTACTGTGAGATCTTCCCTCACAACGCCCCGCGAGAGGCGCTGGAGCGGCTCAACGTCAAGGGATTCATCCTCTCCGGCGGCCCGGCCAGCGTCTTTGAGGACGGCGCACCGCAGCTACCGGCCTACGTGCTCGACAGCGGGCTGCCCGTGCTCGGCATCTGCTACGGCATGCAGCTTCTGGCGCACTCGCTCGGCGGCTCGGTAGAGGGGAGCGCCCAGCGCGAGTACGGCCACGCCGTCGTCCACCAGAACTCCGCCGGCCACCCGCTCTTCGACGGCCTGCCGTCGTCGATGCCCGTATGGATGAGTCACGGCGACAAGGTGACGGCGATGCCTCCCGGCTTCAACTGCCTCGGCTACACGGAGAACTCGCCCGTAGCCATGATGGGCAATGACGCCGGCGTCATCGGCCTGCAGTTCCACCCGGAGGTGGTACACACGCCCTCCGGCGCCCAGCTCATACGGAACTTCCTGTACGACGTCTGCGGCTTCGGGGGACTCTGGACGCCCGGCAACTTCATTGAGGAGAGCGTGTCCCGCATACGGGAGCAGGTCGGCGACGGCCGCGTCATCTGCGCCCTCTCCGGCGGCGTCGACTCCGCTATCACGGCCGCGCTCATCAACCGCGCAATCGGCGACCAGCTCACGTGCATCTTCGTCGATAACGGCCTGCTGCGCCGCGAGGAGGCCGAGCGGGTCGTCGGCACCTTCAAGCGCGCCATGTCCATCAACCTCATCCACGTGGACGCCACAGACCAGTTCCTCGACGCCCTGGACAGCGTCGTTGACCCGGAGCAGAAGCGCAAGAACATCGGCGAGACGTTCATCCGCGTATTTGAGGACGTGGCCGAGGAGATAGAGGACGTCGGCTTCCTCGCTC from Chloroflexota bacterium includes the following:
- a CDS encoding polyprenyl synthetase family protein, whose protein sequence is MTTPDLITRHAAAVEAALRNAVESRADQIYRMMEYQLGWVDEQGMVQSLAPERPRAALCLGVCEALAGDASAALASATAVELLHEFTRVHEDIQSGAPEQGNRPSGWWIWGPAQAINVGDALHMVARLTLLHAEGVEPERVLESAMVMDDAALDLFEGQQQDLSLQLQPTATKQAYLAMAERQTGAVLGCAAQLGALAAGADAVAQEACREAGRSLGVALRLQEDIRQLWSGGEGAPNPVVRKSFPVVLAIESAPVAVKREIGTLLMARTHGPQDAARLAELLDEAGARQGALDAALAARTAFADGLGRAGIAPERQADLIALAEYLTADLNPAS
- the tpiA gene encoding triose-phosphate isomerase — protein: MARAVVAGNWKMNTSVAEAKALASELRESIGHMEGVDRVLCPPFPYLALVRDVVTGSSIAVGAQNVSQHEKGAFTGEVSPGMVAELCTHVIIGHSERRALYGETDESVNLKVEAALKAGLTPIICVGETLAQREAGAAEAVVERQLVKALDGVETPGALIVAYEPVWAIGTGVPATPDLAADIMGGVIQRVLDDTYGASAASATPLLYGGSVTAESVRGFVEQECIHGGLVGGASLRAEEFAEIVRITAEVKG
- the guaA gene encoding glutamine-hydrolyzing GMP synthase, which gives rise to MAEEKLGQTTVPGETARGDDEAVVVLDFGSQFSRLIARRVREAHVYCEIFPHNAPREALERLNVKGFILSGGPASVFEDGAPQLPAYVLDSGLPVLGICYGMQLLAHSLGGSVEGSAQREYGHAVVHQNSAGHPLFDGLPSSMPVWMSHGDKVTAMPPGFNCLGYTENSPVAMMGNDAGVIGLQFHPEVVHTPSGAQLIRNFLYDVCGFGGLWTPGNFIEESVSRIREQVGDGRVICALSGGVDSAITAALINRAIGDQLTCIFVDNGLLRREEAERVVGTFKRAMSINLIHVDATDQFLDALDSVVDPEQKRKNIGETFIRVFEDVAEEIEDVGFLAQGTLYPAVIESTSHETGAAAKIKTHHNVGGLPAHMRLSLVEPLRYLFKDEVRDVGLALGMPEEIVLRQPFPGPGLAIRIIGEVTREKLEVLRSCDWIVMDEIKGANLYRQLWQSFAVLTDTRSVGVMGDHRTYGYLAAIRAVTSDDAMTADWARLPYEVLAKISSRIVNEVPEVNRVVYDITSKPPGTIEWE
- a CDS encoding L-threonylcarbamoyladenylate synthase — translated: MTSRSTTTDIAAAVETLRGGGLVAYPTDTLYGLGADALNEAAVERVFEAKGRPQGMPLPLLISDAEQISMVAADVPDAALRLAEAFWPGGLTLVLPVSEAVPPLVTARGWKVAVRLPDHPVPRALAEGLGRPITGTSANRSGGPEPRTAAGVREALGEAVDIVLDSGPSPAGRSSTVLDVTTEQPRILRLGAVSQEEIERVLGAPVARERPAEASA
- the miaA gene encoding tRNA (adenosine(37)-N6)-dimethylallyltransferase MiaA, with the translated sequence MTTPPATSIPLLAIVGPTAVGKSALAMHLARRFGGEIVNADSRQVYRGMEVGTAAPSQADRAAIPHHLYGIITPDEAFSLARWLPLATAAIEDITERGGLPVVVGGTGQYVNALVGGWQAPRVAPNAELRERLEAIIAQEGVEAAAEELLEADPEAAARIDLRNPRRVVRALEVVAALGPGAHGGQSAPTYRMLLLGLTMSNREELYRRIDDRVDAMLAGGWLDEVRALLDSGYAADLPALSSMGYRELAQHLLGEMSLDEAVRRIKAAHHRLARQQYTWFKPTDARIRWLVKGEGVEEEAAGVVGAWLGEG
- a CDS encoding phosphoglycerate kinase gives rise to the protein MPKQTVQDVDVRGLRVLVRVDFNVPMEDGRISDDNRIRAALPTINYLRKRDARVILCSHLGRPNGKVDEGSRLEPIAVGLEAVLDAPVNYVTECVGIEVEAAVAAMEPGEVLLLENLRFHPGEEKNDPEFAQQLARLADLYVNDAFGTAHRAHASTAGVADYLPAVSGFLMEREITMLGSVLENPRRPLAAVMGGAKVSDKIAVLETLLDSVDVLVIGGGMAATFIKAMGHGVGDSLLEEERVDFARETIERCGKQGVKLVLPPDLVVADAFSADAATLVVAAEAIPDGWRIMDVGPSAVWEFTEALRPCGTVLWNGPMGVFEWQAFSHGTRAVGQAVASLENAVTIVGGGSTAEAVGELGLAEDMTHVSTGGGASLEFFEGKVLPGVAALRDKEA
- a CDS encoding RDD family protein; the encoded protein is MRCPSCGHENPEVARLCLDCGTSLYINCPSCGQENFADRSLCTNCWTQLREEEPVGFGEGRVFPAFEMGRPAGFWVRFLASFIDGIPLFLVSALFSWLLLGENLFDSLMPSTETAPDGTVTATGGGFTAGQGLNLVLSAIYATALVSMLGGTVGVLLFRMRILRPDGTMLGPGRAFARYVVLTATFALFLIPAIVSAFMVGLRSDRRGIHDLICDTVVIIRGDAPPGR
- a CDS encoding 2,3-bisphosphoglycerate-independent phosphoglycerate mutase yields the protein MIDFPALAEIVSKSPSKIVMLVADGLGGLPHPDTRKSELETASTPNLDKLAGVSACGLTTPVLPGVAPGSGPGHLGLFGYDPVKYLIGRGVLEALGIGVPVAPGEVAARGNFCTVGEDGTIVDRRAGRISSEESAPLVEMLDSIDVPGVQASVYPVKDYRFVLKLAGEGLSDQVAETDPQRVGARPLDAEAIIAEAAATANAVNHFIREARSMLAEQPKANMLTLRGFSLLPHLPSMVDRYLLDPAAIAAYPMYRGLASLLGMKVIPTGGTFADEVATLRERWDEHDFFYLHYKPADAAGEDGDFDAKVETLEALDRFIPELLDMEPNVFMVAGDHATPAIMAAHSWHPVPFLLHSKWTLGEGVSSFDERAFGGGSLGRFPAEHIMMQALAHADKLVKFGP